The following coding sequences lie in one Streptomyces albofaciens JCM 4342 genomic window:
- a CDS encoding LCP family protein: MSWPRRVALVLLVLVVLVVAGGVALYVWAGGQVRRTDALADYSGRPSSGKGTNWLLVGSDSRRSLTPEQRERLHVGNEEGLNTDTIMVLHRGDSGPYLVSLPRDSYVAVPGHGRNKINVAFAEGGPKLLTRTVEQATGLRIDRYAEVDFLGFVRVVDALGGVRMCLDEPLKDEKSGADFRAGCQEMDGVRALAYVRARYADPEGDLGRVRRQRQLIGALGDEMLGAGVLLNPFALVPALDAVLSALTVDRRAGVPDLARLGLSMKDIADGEGAATTVPVARPGVDLAGVGDVVEWDEQGARRLFWALREDVPIPTSGNN, from the coding sequence GTGTCCTGGCCCAGGCGGGTCGCGCTGGTGTTGTTGGTCCTGGTGGTGCTGGTGGTGGCGGGCGGGGTGGCGCTGTACGTGTGGGCGGGCGGTCAGGTGCGCCGTACGGACGCGCTCGCCGACTACTCCGGCCGGCCGTCGTCCGGCAAGGGCACGAACTGGCTGCTGGTCGGTTCGGACAGCCGGCGGAGCCTGACGCCGGAGCAGCGCGAGCGGTTGCACGTGGGCAACGAGGAGGGCCTGAACACCGACACGATCATGGTGCTGCACCGCGGGGACAGCGGTCCGTACCTGGTCAGCCTGCCGCGGGACAGTTACGTGGCGGTGCCGGGGCACGGCCGCAACAAGATCAACGTGGCGTTCGCGGAGGGCGGCCCGAAGCTGCTGACCCGTACCGTCGAGCAGGCGACCGGGCTGCGGATCGACCGGTACGCCGAGGTCGACTTCCTGGGTTTCGTGCGGGTGGTGGACGCGCTCGGCGGTGTACGGATGTGCCTGGACGAGCCGCTGAAGGACGAGAAGTCGGGGGCGGACTTCCGGGCCGGGTGCCAGGAGATGGACGGGGTAAGGGCACTGGCGTACGTACGGGCGCGCTATGCGGACCCGGAGGGCGACCTGGGCCGGGTGCGGCGGCAGCGGCAGCTGATCGGCGCGCTCGGCGACGAGATGCTCGGGGCGGGGGTGCTGCTGAATCCTTTCGCGCTGGTGCCGGCGCTGGACGCGGTGCTGTCGGCGTTGACGGTGGACCGGCGGGCTGGTGTGCCGGACCTGGCGCGCCTGGGCCTGTCGATGAAGGACATCGCGGACGGCGAGGGCGCGGCTACCACCGTTCCGGTGGCTCGTCCCGGGGTGGACCTGGCAGGTGTCGGAGATGTGGTGGAGTGGGACGAGCAGGGAGCACGGCGACTCTTTTGGGCTCTTCGCGAAGATGTCCCGATTCCGACTTCTGGCAACAATTAA
- a CDS encoding cellulose-binding protein, giving the protein MSASVSPHGFEIVRGRGYRPEDVDRRVEGLSIDRDSCWERAARLTVLANEMTAELAELREYVRQLPPQTYESLGDQARLILTTAESEAARLRKDAEEAAERAREEAEAYERQITEATDRAAQELRDEAEDWARRRVAAAWAEADAIEAAAGRDAEQWRSEAAEALRQMERRTAQMLRDQEEEQTEQWDALGRDLAAQEADLEQRVAELEELGRAKVAEAERFRAEAEEAARHRDEDAEARAADLLAQARIEVERIERATERILREHADRREKVREHMTHVRNTLAALTGKAPDEDEPADEAGAVEGAGATSHAEGGTVLLEKSGGAAEDAPDAGAGTSGGAAVPEEAAAPSDSRAPVDPDNEDTLENRLPRPPEQQ; this is encoded by the coding sequence ATGAGTGCATCGGTTTCGCCTCACGGGTTCGAGATCGTACGAGGGCGTGGCTACCGTCCCGAGGACGTGGACCGGCGGGTGGAGGGCCTCTCCATCGACCGCGACTCCTGCTGGGAGCGGGCGGCGCGGCTGACGGTCCTCGCCAACGAGATGACGGCCGAGCTGGCGGAGCTGCGGGAGTACGTACGGCAGCTGCCGCCGCAGACGTACGAGTCGCTGGGCGACCAGGCGCGGCTGATACTGACGACCGCGGAGTCCGAGGCGGCGCGGCTGCGCAAGGACGCCGAGGAGGCGGCCGAGCGGGCGCGCGAGGAGGCCGAGGCGTACGAGCGGCAGATCACGGAGGCCACCGACCGGGCGGCCCAGGAGCTGCGTGACGAGGCCGAGGACTGGGCGCGGCGCCGGGTGGCGGCGGCGTGGGCCGAGGCGGACGCCATCGAGGCGGCGGCGGGCCGGGACGCCGAGCAGTGGCGGTCCGAGGCGGCGGAGGCGCTGCGCCAGATGGAGCGGCGCACGGCGCAGATGCTGCGGGACCAGGAGGAGGAGCAGACCGAGCAGTGGGACGCGCTCGGCCGGGACCTCGCCGCGCAGGAGGCCGACCTCGAACAGCGGGTGGCGGAGCTGGAGGAGCTGGGCCGGGCCAAGGTCGCCGAGGCGGAGCGGTTCCGCGCGGAGGCCGAGGAGGCGGCGCGCCACCGGGACGAGGACGCCGAGGCGCGCGCGGCCGACCTGCTGGCGCAGGCCCGTATCGAGGTCGAGCGGATCGAGCGGGCCACGGAGCGGATACTGCGCGAGCACGCGGACCGGCGCGAGAAGGTGCGCGAGCACATGACGCATGTGCGCAACACCCTCGCCGCGCTGACGGGCAAGGCCCCGGACGAGGACGAGCCGGCGGACGAGGCGGGCGCGGTGGAGGGCGCGGGGGCCACCTCGCACGCGGAAGGCGGCACGGTGCTGCTGGAGAAGTCCGGCGGTGCGGCGGAGGACGCGCCGGACGCCGGAGCCGGAACGTCCGGCGGCGCGGCCGTGCCGGAGGAGGCCGCTGCGCCGTCCGACTCGCGGGCGCCGGTGGACCCCGACAACGAGGACACGCTGGAGAACCGGCTGCCGCGCCCGCCCGAGCAGCAGTGA
- a CDS encoding MFS transporter: protein MLCMALAALDSTIIATAVPQIVGDLGGFAVFSWLFSGYLLAVTVSLPVYGKLSDTFGRKPILVTGVIVFLVGSLLCAGAWDMGSLIAFRVLQGLGGGALQGTVHTIAADLYPMKERPRIQARLSTVWATSAVAGPGLGGLLAAYADWRWIFLVNLPVGVLALWLVVRHFRESLPARERDRRPRVDWPGALAVFACGGLLLTALVQGGVAWPWFSGPSLLLFAGSALCAAATVAIERRAAEPIIPGWVWRRRTISAVNLALGAVGLLMVAPTVFLPTYAQAVLGLGPIAAGFVLSAMTLSWPVSSALSSHVYNRIGIRACAMTGVGAATLILLAFPLLPYPGAAWQPALIMLALGAALGIFQLPLIIGVQSSVGFEERGTATASILFCRQVGQCVGAALFGAVANATLNARLADAPADIRPGLPGDLDSVSHALARAGALTDRAADYLRRAVDVTVEHVYIGAAVAAALAFLILLVLAPRRFPVHGEAASGTAVQNTRGKGREG, encoded by the coding sequence ATGCTCTGTATGGCGCTGGCCGCCCTCGACTCGACGATCATCGCCACCGCCGTTCCGCAGATCGTCGGTGACCTCGGCGGCTTCGCCGTCTTCTCCTGGCTCTTCTCCGGCTACCTGCTCGCCGTCACCGTCAGCCTGCCCGTCTACGGCAAGCTCTCCGACACCTTCGGCCGCAAGCCCATCCTGGTCACCGGCGTGATCGTCTTCCTCGTCGGGTCGCTGCTGTGCGCGGGCGCCTGGGACATGGGCTCCCTCATCGCCTTCCGGGTCCTCCAGGGCCTCGGCGGCGGCGCCCTCCAGGGGACCGTCCACACCATCGCCGCCGACCTGTACCCGATGAAGGAGCGGCCCAGGATCCAGGCCAGGCTGTCCACCGTGTGGGCGACCTCGGCGGTCGCCGGGCCGGGCCTGGGCGGGCTGCTCGCCGCGTACGCCGACTGGCGGTGGATCTTCCTGGTCAACCTGCCGGTGGGCGTCCTGGCCCTGTGGCTCGTCGTACGGCACTTCCGCGAATCGCTGCCCGCGCGCGAACGCGACCGGCGGCCCCGCGTCGACTGGCCCGGCGCGCTCGCCGTCTTCGCCTGCGGCGGCCTGCTGCTGACCGCGCTCGTCCAGGGCGGCGTCGCCTGGCCCTGGTTCTCCGGGCCCTCGCTGCTGCTGTTCGCCGGCAGCGCCCTGTGCGCCGCCGCCACCGTCGCCATCGAACGCCGCGCCGCCGAGCCGATCATCCCCGGCTGGGTCTGGCGCCGCCGTACGATCTCGGCCGTCAACCTCGCGCTCGGCGCCGTCGGCCTGCTCATGGTCGCGCCGACCGTCTTCCTGCCCACCTACGCCCAGGCCGTACTGGGCCTGGGCCCCATCGCGGCCGGGTTCGTGCTCTCCGCGATGACCCTGAGCTGGCCGGTCTCCTCCGCCCTGAGCAGCCATGTCTACAACCGCATCGGCATCCGCGCCTGCGCCATGACCGGCGTCGGCGCCGCCACGCTGATCCTGCTCGCCTTCCCGCTGCTGCCCTACCCGGGCGCCGCCTGGCAGCCCGCGCTGATCATGCTGGCGCTGGGCGCCGCCCTCGGGATCTTCCAGCTGCCGCTGATCATCGGCGTGCAGTCGTCGGTCGGCTTCGAGGAGCGCGGCACCGCCACCGCCTCCATCCTCTTCTGCCGCCAGGTCGGCCAGTGCGTCGGCGCCGCCCTCTTCGGCGCGGTCGCCAACGCCACGCTCAACGCCCGGCTGGCCGACGCGCCCGCGGACATCCGGCCCGGCCTGCCCGGCGACCTCGACTCCGTCTCGCACGCCCTGGCCCGCGCGGGCGCCCTCACCGACCGCGCCGCGGACTACCTGCGGCGCGCGGTGGACGTCACCGTCGAGCACGTCTACATCGGCGCCGCGGTCGCCGCCGCCCTCGCCTTCCTGATCCTGCTGGTGCTCGCGCCGCGCCGCTTCCCGGTGCACGGGGAAGCGGCGTCCGGTACGGCCGTACAGAACACCCGCGGGAAGGGCCGCGAGGGCTGA